In Streptomyces erythrochromogenes, the DNA window TGGCCGAGCTCCTGGCCCGGGTCCGGGCCCTGCTCCGGCGCGGAGCCACCGAGGCCGCCCAGCCGCCCGCCACCCACGGCGTGCGGATCGACGTCGAGTCGCACCGCGCCTGGATGGGCGAGGAGGAGCTCCAGCTCACGGCCAAGGAGTTCGACCTGCTGCGCGTCCTGGTGCGCGACGCCGGCCGGGTCGTCACCCGCGACCAGCTCATGCGCGAGGTCTGGGACACCACCTGGTGGTCCTCCACCAAGACCCTCGACATGCACATCTCCTGGCTGCGCAAGAAGCTGGGCGACGACGCCGCCAACCCCCGCTACATCGCCACCGTCCGCGGCGTCGGCTTCCGCTTCGAGAAGAGCTGATCCCCAGCCCATGCGCCGCCGCCTCATCCAGTCCACGCTCGCCGTGGTGCTCGTGGTGATCGCCGTCTTCGGGGTCTCCCTCGTCATCGTGGAGACCCGGACCATCACCAGCAGCGCCCAGGACCGGGTCGAGTCCGAGGCGCTGCGGCTGGTGAGCGTCGTCGAGGCGAACGTCCTGGAGAAGAAGCCGACCGACCCCTCCGCCCTCGCCGAACTGCTCGACGCCGGGCACTACGCGCGGATCACGATCCCCGGTCAGCCGGCCGTCGAGGTGGGCGCGTCGATCCCCGACAGCGTCGTACGCGGCACCGCGCGCGGCGAGCAGGGCGAAATCGTCGTCGTGGAGGAGGCCCGCTCCACCGTGACCAGGGAGGTCGTGCGGACCCTGGCCGTGGTCGGCGCGGTGGCCCTGCTGGCCGTCGTGGCGGCCGTACTGCTCGCCGTACGGCAGGCGAACCGGCTGGCCTCCCCGCTCACCGACCTCGCCGAGACCGCCGAGCGGCTCGGCTCGGGCGACCCGCGGCCCCGGCACAAGCGGTACGGGGTTCCCGAGCTGGACCGGGTCGCGGACGTGCTGGACTCCAGCGCCGAGCGGATCGGCCGGATGCTCACCGCCGAGCGGCGCCTCGCCGCCGACGCCTCCCACCAGCTGCGCACCCCGCTCACGGCGCTGTCGATGCGGCTGGAGGAGATCACGGTCACCGACGACCTGGAGACCGTGCGGGAGGAGGCGACGATCGCCCTGACCCAGGTGGAGCGGCTCACGGACGTCGTGCAGCGACTGCTCACGAACTCGCGGGACCCGCGCACGGGCTCCGCGGTCCCCTTCGACCTCGACGAGGTCGTCAAACAGCAGGTGGAGGAGTGGCGGCCGGCCTACCGCAGCGCGGGCCGGGCCATCGTGCGCTCCGGGAAGCAGGGGGTACGGGCCGTCGGCACCCCCGGCGCGGTCTCCCAGGTCCTGGCCACCCTCGTGGAGAACGCCCTCATGCACGGCGGCGGCACCGTCGCCCTGCGCACCCGGGTGATCGGCAACCAGGCGGTGCTGGAGGTCACGGACGAGGGACCGGGCGTCCCGCCCGACCTCGGCAACCGGATCTTCGAGCGGGCCATCAGCGGCCGGAACTCCACCGGCATCGGCCTCGCGGTCGCCCGCGACCTCGCGGAGGCGGACGGCGGCCGTCTGGAGCTGCTCCAGACGCAGCCCCCGGTGTTCGCGCTGTTCCTCAGCCGTACGGCCCCGGAGCCGGCGGACCGGGAGAAGACGGTCCGCTAGTTGTTCGCGGGCTCCGGCTCGGGCAGCGGCTCGGGCCTGCGCTCCGGCCGGGGCAGCGGCGCCGGGTCCGGCACCGGTTCGGTGGCCGCGGGCGGGGCGACCGGCGGCAGGGCCTTGAAGACCCAGGTCCGGTACGACCAGAAGCGGAAGACGGTGGCCGTGCCGATGCCGATGAACTTGAAGACGTTGCTCGCCAGCGGGCCGTCCCAGCCGAAGCCGTAGGTGGCGGTGTACAGCACGCCGTTCTCGATGACCAGGCCGATCGCGCTGAAGCCGGCGAAGAGGGCCATCTCGCGGGTACGGCCGCTCTGGGCGCGGTCCCGGTAGGCGAAGTAGCGGAAGCCGAGGTAGTTCGTGGCGATGGCCACAACCGTGGCGATCACGCTCGCCCGCACCACCTGGAGATCGGTGGTGTGGCGGATCAGGTTGAAGACACCCAGGTTGACCAGGACCCCCAGGCCGCCGACCGCCCCGAACTTGGCCACCTCGCGCACGAGGCCGCGTACGCGTTCGAGGACCGATCCGCCCTGCGTGGTCATCAGTAGGCCAGTCCCGTCGGTCGCCGCCCCCGTACGGGGCGTCCGGTGTTGTCCGTCAACCCACCCATGCTAAGTCTCCCCCCTGTGCTCCGTCTGTGCCTTCCGGCACCCTGCGACGCACGGCACACCGGGGGATCGCGCCACACCCCTCCCAGGGCCACGTCCGGATGGCGGAATACCGGCGGATACCCTGGAGAGGTGACGTTCCCGGTAGTCGGCATGGTCGGCGGCGGTCAGCTCGCCCGCATGACCCACGAGGCGGGTATCCCCCTCGGCATCAGATTCAAGCTCCTCAGTGACACACCACAGGACTCGGCGGCCCAGGTCGTGAGCGATGTCGTCATCGGCGACTATCGCGACCTGGAGACGTTGCGCGCCTTCGCGCGCGGCTGTGACGTGATCACCTTCGACCACGAGCATGTACCCACGGAGCACCTGCGGGCCCTGGAAGCGGACGGCATCCCCGTCCGCCCGGGGCCCGACGCGTTGGTACACGCCCAGGACAAGGGGGTGATGCGCGCCAAGCTCGACGAGATCGGCGCACCCAGCCCCCGCCACCGGATCGTGAGCGATCCGGACGACGTGACCGCCTTCGCGGACGAGGTGGGCGGGTTCCCCGTCATCCTCAAGACCGTACGCGGCGGCTACGACGGCAAGGGGGTGTGGTTCGTCCGCACCCCGCAGGACGCCGAGGCCCCGTTCAAGGCGGGCGTCCCGGTCCTCGCCGAGGAGAAGGTGGACTTCGTCCGCGAGCTCGCGGCGAACATCGTCCGCTCCCCGCACGGGCAGGCGGTCGCCTACCCCGTCGTCGAGTCCCGCCAGGTGGACGGGGTCTGCGACACGGTGATCGCTCCCGCCCCGGACCTCTCCGAGGAGCTGGGGGGCGAGGCCCAGGCCCTCGCCCTGCGCATCGCGCAGGAACTCGGCGTGACCGGCCACCTGGCCGTGGAGCTGTTCGAGACCACCGACGGCCGGATCCTCGTCAACGAACTGGCGATGCGTCCGCACAACAGCGGTCACTGGACCCAGGACGGGGCCGTGACCTCCCAGTTCGCCAACCACGTGCGTGCGGTCCTGGACCTTCCGCTGGGCGACCCGCGCCCCCGCGCCAGGTGGACCGTCATGGCGAACGTGCTGGGCGGGGACTACCCCGACATGTACGCGGCCTACCTGCACTGCATGGCCCACGACCCCCAGCTGAAGATCCACATGTACGGCAAGGACGTGAAACACGGTCGCAAGGTCGGCCACGTCAACACCTACGGCGACGACCTGGACGATGTGCTGGAGCGCGCACGCCACGCCGCCGACTACCTCAGAGGAACGGTCACGGAATGAGCACCACCGCCGCAGGACCTGTCATCGGCATCGTCATGGGGTCCGACTCGGACTGGCCCGTGATGGAGGCCGCCGCCCAGGCCCTCGACGAGTTCGAGATCCCCTACGAGGTCGACGTCGTCTCCGCCCACCGGATGCCGCGCGAGATGATCGAGTACGGGGAGCAGGCCGCCGGGCGCGGCCTGAAGGCGATCATCGCGGGCGCGGGCGGAGCCGCCCACCTGCCCGGCATGCTCGCCTCGGTCACCCCGCTGCCGGTCATCGGCGTGCCGGTGCCGCTGAAGTACCTCGACGGCATGGACTCCCTGATGTCGATCGTCCAGATGCCGGCGGGGGTCCCCGTCGCCACCGTCTCGGTCGCCGGGGCGCGCAACGCCGGCCTGCTGGCCGTACGGATGCTGGCCGCCCACGACACGGAGCTGCTGGCCCGGATGCGCGACTTCCAGCAGGAGCTCAACGACCAGGCCACCGAGAAGGGCAAGCGGCTGCGTACGAAGGTCGCGAACGCGGAGTCCTTCGGGTTCGGCAAGTGAGCGCGGCGCAGCGTCTGGCGGAGGCGCGCGAGCTACTGGCCGAGCACCCCGTCGTGGACGGTCACAACGACCTGCCCTGGGCGCTGCGCCAGCAGGTGCGCTACGACCTGGCGCAGCGGGACATCGCGGGCGACCAGTCCGCACACCTGCACACCGACATCCCCCGGCTGCGCGCCGGGGGTGTCGGGGCCCAGTTCTGGTCCGTGTACGTACGCTCCGACTTCGCGGGCGACGAGGCGGTCAGCGCCACCCTGGAGCAGATCGACGCCGTCGCCCAGCTGATCGACCGCTACCCCGGCGACCTCGTGCGGGCGCTGACGGCGGACGACATGGAGCAGGCCCGCGCCACCGGCCGGATCGCCTCGCTGATGGGTGCCGAGGGCGGCCACTCCATCAACAACTCGCTCGCCACGCTGCGCGCCCTGCACCGGCTGGGCGTGCGGTACATGACGCTCACGCACAACGACAACATCGACTGGGCGGACTCGGCGACCGACGAGCCCCGCCACGGCGGCCTGACCGACTTCGGCCGCGAGGTCGTCCGCGAGATGAACCGCGTCGGCATGCTGGTGGACCTCTCGCACGTCGCCGCGACGACGATGCGGGACGCCATCGCCGTCTCGGCCGCGCCGGTGGTCTTCTCGCACTCCTCGGCGCGAGCGGTCTGCGACCACCCGCGCAACATCCCCGACGACGTGCTGGCGCTGCTGCCGGCCAACGGCGGGGTGGCGATGGCGACCTTCGTCCCGAAGTTCATCCTGCCGGCGGCGGTGGAATGGACCCTTGCCGCGGACGAGAACCTGCGGGCGCACGGCTTCCACCACCTCGACACCACCCCCGAGGCGATGGCCCTGCACCGGGCGTTCGAGGCGGACCGCCCGCGGCCGGTGGCCACGGCCGCCACGGTGGCCGACCACCTGGACCACATGCGGGAAGTGGCCGGGGTCGACCACATCGGCATCGGCGGCGACTACGACGGCACGGCCTTCACCCCGTCCGGCCTGGACGACGTGGCGGGCTATCCGAACCTGGTCGCGGAACTCCTGGCGCGCGGCTGGTCCAAGGCGGACCTGGCCAAGCTGACCTGGTCCAACGCGGTCCGCGCGCTGCGCGACGCGGAAGCGGTGGCCCGCGACCTGTCGGCGACCCGGGGCCCGTCGAACGCGGTGATCTAGGGGCGGGCACGGCGGAAGCGCTGGTCCGGCGGGTGTGGTGACGCGGTGTGACCGCGGTTCACTCGAACGCCACACCTGCCGGGCGGCTGCGCCGCACCGCGTGTCACGGTGGCACCAGCTCTCCCTGCTGCCGCCGAGACCGGAGCGAACGCCATGGCCGACCTGCAGGATGAACCCCACTCCGTGGGCATCGGGGCCCCGGACCTCCAGGCCCCCGCCGGACCCGAGACGAAGGCGAGCGCCCTCGAACGGGCCGCCGCGCTGCTGTCCGTCCACCCCGTCGCCGACGGGTGCAACACCCTGGTCTGGACCCTGCGCCAGAGCCCGTACCACGACATCGAAACCCCCGACGCGGGCGTCGACACCGACATCCCGCGCCTGCGCGCCGGGGGAGTGGGGGCCCAGTTCTGGTCCCTGCTCGTGCCGCCGCAGGCCCGGCCCCACGAGGACGCGGCCGGCGACCGGGTGGTTTCCGACACCCTGGAACAGATCGACGCGGCACTGACCCTGGTCCGCCGCTATCCCGACAGCCTGCGCCTCGCGCTCAGCGCCGACGACATGGCGGACGCCCGCAACCGCGGCCGGATCGCCTCGTTCCTCGGCCCCGTACCGGGCCGGACGCTGACCGATTCGCTGGGCGCGCTGCGCGCCTTCCACGCGCTCGGCGTACGGGTCCTCGCGCCCGCGGGCGCGCCCTGGGCGCAGGAGGCGCTGACGGCCTTCGGCCACGAGGTGGTGCACGAGGCGAACCGGCTGGCGATCCTGCTGGACCTCACGGGCTGCGAGCCGGCGGTCGCCCGCCAGCTCGCGGGCGCCTCGAAGGCCCCGGTGATCATCTCGAACACGGCGGCCGCCGCGCTGAACCCGCATCCGGGGAACGTGCCCGACGAGGTGCTGGTCGCGCTGCGCGAGGCGAACGGCCTCGCGATGGTCACCTTCGACAGCGCGCGCACCGGGGACTCCCTGCACGCGGTGGCGGACCACCTCGACCACGTACGGGCGGTCGCGGGCCCGGAGGGCGTCGGACTCGGCGCGACCTTCGGCGCCGAGCCGCCGGGCCCCCGCCCGACCGGCCTGACCGACCCCTCGGGCTACCCGCGGCTGATCGCGGAACTCCTGGACCGCGGCTGGCCCGAATCCGACCTGGCCCTGCTGACCTGGGGCAACGCCCTCCGCGTGGTCCGCGACGCAGAATTCACCGCCCGCCGCCGGTCCAGCCCCGCCGGCGCTTGAGGCGCAGGGTCCGGGGCGGAGCCCCGGGTCCTTTCGCCTTTGCCGAGCCCTCCGCAGGGGTCAGGCCCGGGGCCGCCCCATCGCCCGGTACGTCCAGCCGGCGGCACGCCACCGCACCGGGTCCAGCGCGTTGCGGCCGTCCAGTACGAGCCGGTCGGTCACGACGGAGGCGAGCTCCGCCGGGTCGAGGTCGCGGAACTCGCGCCACTCGGTGAGGTGGAGGACCACCTCCGCGCCGCGGGCCGCCGCGAGCGCGGAGTCCGCGTACCCGAGGGTCGGGAAGACCTGCCGGGCGTTGTCCATGCCCTTGGGGTCGTAGACGGTCACCTGGCCGCCCTGGAGGTGGATCTGGCCCGCCACGTTCAGGGCGGGCGAGTCCCGTACGTCGTCCGAGTCCGGCTTGAAGGTGGCGCCGAGCACGGCGACCCGCTTGCCGAGGAAGGACCCGCCCACGGCCTCGCGGGCGAGCTCGACCATGTGCCCGCGCCGCCGCATGTTGATGGAGTCGACCTCGCGCAGGAAGGTCAGGGCCTGGTCCGCGCCGAGCTCGCCCGCGCGCGCCATGAAGGCCCGGATGTCCTTCGGCAGGCAGCCGCCGCCGAAGCCGATCCCGGCGCGCAGGAACTTCGCGCCGATCCGCTCGTCGTAGCCGATGGCCTCCGCCAGCTTGACCACGTCACCGCCGGCGGCCTCGCAGACCTCCGCCATCGCGTTGATGAAGGAGATCTTGGTGGCGAGGAAGGAATTGGCTGCGGTCTTGACGAGCTCGGACGTCGGGAAGTCCGTGACGACCAGCGGCGACCCCTCGGACATGGGGGTCTCGTACACCTCGCGCAGCAGCTTCTCGCCGCGCTCGCCCTGGACGCCGATCACGATCCGGTCGGGGTGCAGGGTGTCCTGCACGGCGAAGCCCTCCCGCAGGAACTCCGGATTCCAGGCCAGCTCCACGCCGTCGCCCGCCGGGGACAGCTCCACCAGCTTCTCCGCCAGCCGCTGCGCCGAGCCCACCGGCACCGTGGACTTGCCGACGACCAGGACCGGCCGCGTCAGGTGCGGGGCCAGCGAGGCCATCGCGGAGTCGACGTAGGACATGTCGCAGGCGTACTCGCCGTGCTTCTGCGGGGTGTTCACGCAGACGAAGTGGACGTCGCCGAAGGCGCCGACCTCCTCGTAGGAGGTCGTGAACCGCAGCCGCCCGGTCGAGCCCGGCAGCCCGGCCACGTGCTTGGCCAGCAGTTCCTCCAGCCCGGGCTCGTACATCGGCACCCGGCCCGCGGCCAGCATCTCGATCTTCTCGGGCACCACGTCCAGCCCCAGCACCTCGAAGCCCAGCTCCGCCATCGCCGCGGCGTGGGTCGCGCCGAGGTAGCCGGTGCCGATCACAGTGATCCTGAGGGGGGCCATGGGTGCTCCAGAGGTGCGGGGCCGTTTGCGGCCACTGAGCATAGTCGGGCCGACACGCGGGGACGTTCCCCAGGAGCACCGTCTCTGTCACGCAGCTCACGTGGCCCGTCCATATCGCCATCCGTGACCGGGACACTAAGCTTGGGTTACTTAACGGTAGTTAGCATCACGTATCGCGTGTCACCCTGGGGAGTGAGAGATCTTGGCGGGTTCTGCCGACTTCGACCTGTACCGCCCGGCCGAGGAGCACGACATGCTCCGCGAGTCGGTCCGCTCGCTCGCCGAGGCGAAGATCCTGCCGTTCGCAGCCGCGGTCGACGAGGAGTCCCGCTTCCCGCAGGAGGCCCTGGACGCGCTGGTCGCCAACGACCTGCACGCCGTCCACGTGCCCGAGATCTACGGCGGTGCGGGCGCCGACGCCCTCGCCACCGTGATCGTGATCGAGGAAGTGGCCCGCGTCTGCGCCTCCTCCTCCCTGATCCCGGCCGTGAACAAGCTCGGCTCCCTCCCGGTGATCCTCTCCGGCTCCGAGGAGCTCAAGGCCAAGTACCTCGGCCCGCTCGCCAAGGGCGACGCGATGTTCTCGTACGCCCTCTCCGAGCCGGACGCGGGCTCCGACGCCGCCGGCATGAAGACCCGCGCCGTGCGCGACGGGGACTTCTGGGTGCTCAACGGCGTCAAGCGCTGGATCACCAACGCGGGCGTCTCCGAGTACTACACGGTCATGGCCGTCACCGACCCGGAGAAGCGCTCCAAGGGCATCAGCGCCTTCGTCGTCGAGAAGTCCGACGAGGGCGTCTCCTTCGGCGCCCCGGAGAAGAAGCTCGGCATCAAGGGCTCCCCGACGCGCGAGGTCTACCTCGACAACGTCCGGATCCCGGCCGACCGCATGATCGGCGCCGAGGGCACCGGCTTCGCCACCGCGATGAAGACCCTCGACCACACCCGCATCACGATCGCCGCCCAGGCGCTCGGCATCGCGCAGGGCGCCCTGGACTACGCCAAGGGCTACGTCCAGGAGCGCAAGCAGTTCGGCAAGCCGATCGGCGACTTCCAGGGCGTGCAGTTCATGCTCGCGGACATGGCCATGAAGATCGAGGCCGCCCGCCAGCTCACGTACTCGGCCGCCGCCAAGTCCGAGCGCGTCGACGGCGACCTGACCTTCTTCGGTGCCGCGGCCAAGTGCTTCGCCTCCGACGTGGCCATGGAGGTCACCACGGACGCCGTCCAGCTCCTCGGCGGCTACGGCTACACCCGCGACTACCCGGTCGAGCGCATGATGCGCGACGCCAAGATCACGCAGATCTACGAGGGCACGAACCAGGTCCAGCGGATCGTCATGGCCCGCAACCTGCCGTAGCCGCAAGGCTCCGGCCTGCGCGAACCAGGACGACCCCCGGCCCCGGCCGGGGGTCGTCCTGTAAGAGATCCGCCGACAGCGGACCGCCGGCCCGGCGTGCGGCCGCCGGGTTCGTCCCGGTACGGGACGGGGGCGGCAGGCGGGGCCTCCGGCGCCCCGGGCGGCAACTGCCCGGCCACGCCGCCCCGTTCGCCTCCTGGTAGCGCGAACGCCCGGTCATTTCATGACATACCGAGCGCAGTACCCGTACGGTGCGCGCGCCGGTCGACACATCCGGCACCGGCCTCCGGGCGTCCCCGGATGGGCTAAATTTGGACCTTCGTACGCCGGAATCGGTTGGGGAGAACGCAATGACGGAAGCGATCCTGCTGGTCGGCGGACAGGGGACACGGCTGCGTCCCGTGACGGTGAACACGCCCAAGCCGATGGTCCCCACGGCTGGCGTCCCGTTCCTCGCCCACCAGATAGCCAGGGCCGCCGCCGCCGGTGTCACGCACATCGTCATGGCCACCTGCTACCTCGCCGAGGTCTTCGAGCCCTACTTCGGGGACGGTTCCGACTTCGGCCTCAGTCTGGAGTACGTGGTCGAGGACGAGCCCCTCGGGACCGGCGGCGCCATCCGCAACGCCGGGCAGCGCCTGACCGGCGGCCCCGACTCCTCCGTCCTCGTCTTCAACGGCGACATCCTCACGGGCCTGGACATCCGCGGCCTCGTGGAGGCCCACGAGGCGGCCGACGCCGACGTCTCCCTGCACCTGGTGCGGGTCGAGGACCCGCGCGCCTTCGGCCTCGTCCCCACCGACCCCGACGGGCGGGTGCTGGCCTTCACCGAGAAGCCGCAGACACCCGAAGAGATCATCACCGACCAGATCAACGCCGGCTGCTACGTCTTCCGCCGCAGCGTCATCGACTCCATCCCGGCCGGCCGCCCGGTCTCCGTCGAGCGCGAGACCTTCCCGGGCCTGCTCGCCTCCGGGGCCACGCTGCACGGAGTCACCGAGAACACCTACTGGATGGACCTCGGCAAGCCCGAGTCCATCATCCAGGCCTCCGCCGACCTCGTCCGCGGCGTCGTCCCCTCCCCGGCCGTACCGGGCCGCCGGGGCGAGTCCCTGGTGCTGCCCGGTGCGCAGGTCGCCGCCGGGGCCAAGCTGTCGGGCGGCACCGTCGTCGGCGCCGGCGCCCGGATCGAGGCCGGCGCGGTCGTCCAGGGCTCCATCGTGCTCGACGACGCGGTCATCGGCCCCGACGCGCAGGTGAACGCCAGCCTGATCGGCGCCCGCGCCTCCGTGGGCGCGCGGACCGTGCTGGACGGCACCGTCGTCGGCGACGGCGCCTCCGTGGGCGCCGACAACGAACTGCGGGCCGGCGCCCGGGTG includes these proteins:
- a CDS encoding response regulator transcription factor is translated as MTRVLLAEDDASISEPLARALRREGYEVEVREDGPTALDAGLQGGVDLVVLDLGLPGMDGLEVARRLRAEGHGFPILVLTARADEVDTVVGLDAGADDYVTKPFRLAELLARVRALLRRGATEAAQPPATHGVRIDVESHRAWMGEEELQLTAKEFDLLRVLVRDAGRVVTRDQLMREVWDTTWWSSTKTLDMHISWLRKKLGDDAANPRYIATVRGVGFRFEKS
- a CDS encoding ATP-binding protein, whose product is MRRRLIQSTLAVVLVVIAVFGVSLVIVETRTITSSAQDRVESEALRLVSVVEANVLEKKPTDPSALAELLDAGHYARITIPGQPAVEVGASIPDSVVRGTARGEQGEIVVVEEARSTVTREVVRTLAVVGAVALLAVVAAVLLAVRQANRLASPLTDLAETAERLGSGDPRPRHKRYGVPELDRVADVLDSSAERIGRMLTAERRLAADASHQLRTPLTALSMRLEEITVTDDLETVREEATIALTQVERLTDVVQRLLTNSRDPRTGSAVPFDLDEVVKQQVEEWRPAYRSAGRAIVRSGKQGVRAVGTPGAVSQVLATLVENALMHGGGTVALRTRVIGNQAVLEVTDEGPGVPPDLGNRIFERAISGRNSTGIGLAVARDLAEADGGRLELLQTQPPVFALFLSRTAPEPADREKTVR
- a CDS encoding GtrA family protein; translation: MTTQGGSVLERVRGLVREVAKFGAVGGLGVLVNLGVFNLIRHTTDLQVVRASVIATVVAIATNYLGFRYFAYRDRAQSGRTREMALFAGFSAIGLVIENGVLYTATYGFGWDGPLASNVFKFIGIGTATVFRFWSYRTWVFKALPPVAPPAATEPVPDPAPLPRPERRPEPLPEPEPANN
- a CDS encoding 5-(carboxyamino)imidazole ribonucleotide synthase — its product is MLSLPPVLRLCLPAPCDARHTGGSRHTPPRATSGWRNTGGYPGEVTFPVVGMVGGGQLARMTHEAGIPLGIRFKLLSDTPQDSAAQVVSDVVIGDYRDLETLRAFARGCDVITFDHEHVPTEHLRALEADGIPVRPGPDALVHAQDKGVMRAKLDEIGAPSPRHRIVSDPDDVTAFADEVGGFPVILKTVRGGYDGKGVWFVRTPQDAEAPFKAGVPVLAEEKVDFVRELAANIVRSPHGQAVAYPVVESRQVDGVCDTVIAPAPDLSEELGGEAQALALRIAQELGVTGHLAVELFETTDGRILVNELAMRPHNSGHWTQDGAVTSQFANHVRAVLDLPLGDPRPRARWTVMANVLGGDYPDMYAAYLHCMAHDPQLKIHMYGKDVKHGRKVGHVNTYGDDLDDVLERARHAADYLRGTVTE
- the purE gene encoding 5-(carboxyamino)imidazole ribonucleotide mutase encodes the protein MSTTAAGPVIGIVMGSDSDWPVMEAAAQALDEFEIPYEVDVVSAHRMPREMIEYGEQAAGRGLKAIIAGAGGAAHLPGMLASVTPLPVIGVPVPLKYLDGMDSLMSIVQMPAGVPVATVSVAGARNAGLLAVRMLAAHDTELLARMRDFQQELNDQATEKGKRLRTKVANAESFGFGK
- a CDS encoding dipeptidase: MSAAQRLAEARELLAEHPVVDGHNDLPWALRQQVRYDLAQRDIAGDQSAHLHTDIPRLRAGGVGAQFWSVYVRSDFAGDEAVSATLEQIDAVAQLIDRYPGDLVRALTADDMEQARATGRIASLMGAEGGHSINNSLATLRALHRLGVRYMTLTHNDNIDWADSATDEPRHGGLTDFGREVVREMNRVGMLVDLSHVAATTMRDAIAVSAAPVVFSHSSARAVCDHPRNIPDDVLALLPANGGVAMATFVPKFILPAAVEWTLAADENLRAHGFHHLDTTPEAMALHRAFEADRPRPVATAATVADHLDHMREVAGVDHIGIGGDYDGTAFTPSGLDDVAGYPNLVAELLARGWSKADLAKLTWSNAVRALRDAEAVARDLSATRGPSNAVI
- a CDS encoding membrane dipeptidase, whose product is MADLQDEPHSVGIGAPDLQAPAGPETKASALERAAALLSVHPVADGCNTLVWTLRQSPYHDIETPDAGVDTDIPRLRAGGVGAQFWSLLVPPQARPHEDAAGDRVVSDTLEQIDAALTLVRRYPDSLRLALSADDMADARNRGRIASFLGPVPGRTLTDSLGALRAFHALGVRVLAPAGAPWAQEALTAFGHEVVHEANRLAILLDLTGCEPAVARQLAGASKAPVIISNTAAAALNPHPGNVPDEVLVALREANGLAMVTFDSARTGDSLHAVADHLDHVRAVAGPEGVGLGATFGAEPPGPRPTGLTDPSGYPRLIAELLDRGWPESDLALLTWGNALRVVRDAEFTARRRSSPAGA
- a CDS encoding UDP-glucose dehydrogenase family protein, yielding MAPLRITVIGTGYLGATHAAAMAELGFEVLGLDVVPEKIEMLAAGRVPMYEPGLEELLAKHVAGLPGSTGRLRFTTSYEEVGAFGDVHFVCVNTPQKHGEYACDMSYVDSAMASLAPHLTRPVLVVGKSTVPVGSAQRLAEKLVELSPAGDGVELAWNPEFLREGFAVQDTLHPDRIVIGVQGERGEKLLREVYETPMSEGSPLVVTDFPTSELVKTAANSFLATKISFINAMAEVCEAAGGDVVKLAEAIGYDERIGAKFLRAGIGFGGGCLPKDIRAFMARAGELGADQALTFLREVDSINMRRRGHMVELAREAVGGSFLGKRVAVLGATFKPDSDDVRDSPALNVAGQIHLQGGQVTVYDPKGMDNARQVFPTLGYADSALAAARGAEVVLHLTEWREFRDLDPAELASVVTDRLVLDGRNALDPVRWRAAGWTYRAMGRPRA
- a CDS encoding acyl-CoA dehydrogenase family protein → MAGSADFDLYRPAEEHDMLRESVRSLAEAKILPFAAAVDEESRFPQEALDALVANDLHAVHVPEIYGGAGADALATVIVIEEVARVCASSSLIPAVNKLGSLPVILSGSEELKAKYLGPLAKGDAMFSYALSEPDAGSDAAGMKTRAVRDGDFWVLNGVKRWITNAGVSEYYTVMAVTDPEKRSKGISAFVVEKSDEGVSFGAPEKKLGIKGSPTREVYLDNVRIPADRMIGAEGTGFATAMKTLDHTRITIAAQALGIAQGALDYAKGYVQERKQFGKPIGDFQGVQFMLADMAMKIEAARQLTYSAAAKSERVDGDLTFFGAAAKCFASDVAMEVTTDAVQLLGGYGYTRDYPVERMMRDAKITQIYEGTNQVQRIVMARNLP
- the manB gene encoding mannose-1-phosphate guanylyltransferase, which encodes MTEAILLVGGQGTRLRPVTVNTPKPMVPTAGVPFLAHQIARAAAAGVTHIVMATCYLAEVFEPYFGDGSDFGLSLEYVVEDEPLGTGGAIRNAGQRLTGGPDSSVLVFNGDILTGLDIRGLVEAHEAADADVSLHLVRVEDPRAFGLVPTDPDGRVLAFTEKPQTPEEIITDQINAGCYVFRRSVIDSIPAGRPVSVERETFPGLLASGATLHGVTENTYWMDLGKPESIIQASADLVRGVVPSPAVPGRRGESLVLPGAQVAAGAKLSGGTVVGAGARIEAGAVVQGSIVLDDAVIGPDAQVNASLIGARASVGARTVLDGTVVGDGASVGADNELRAGARVWCEAELPAAVIRFSPDA